AGGTCCTGAAAGACAAAGGGTACACGTATCTGACCCATGTGCAGAGCCGAGTGTTGCCGCTAGCGCTGGCTGGTAAGAATCTGATCATACAGTCGCCCACGGGTTCCGGTAAAACGCTGTGCTTCCTGCTACCAGCGGTGAAGCTGCTGTTTGACGATGGCTACAACGGCAATTTCCCATCGGACGTTAGCATGTTGGGCTGCATTTGCCTGGCTTCAACACGCGAACTTGCTACCCAAAGCGCTATTCAGATGAACGACCTCGCCAGGCCGCTTGGGCTCAAGTCGGGCTGCTGCATCGGGGGAATACGAGACAAGTACGATAAAAGCAATGCCAGACGCCTGCAGATCCTCACGGGCACTCCTGGGCGCGTGCTCTCGCTGTTGTCCAACGATGCGCTCAGCTATACTTCGAACGTAAAGCTGCTTGTGCTCGACGAAGCGGACCGCCTACTGGACAGCGGATTTCGAAACGACATCCTGGACATCGTGAGCTACCTGCCACCCTCCACTCAGATTCTGCTATTCTCCGCAACAATCAGGTCGTCACTGCAGGACCTCTGCGATTATCTGCTGCGCGGCAAGGAGTATGAGTACGTCTGTTTGGGGTCCGACGCGGCGCTGTTGTCGGCATCGAAGTTGCGCCAAGACTACATCGTGGTGCCAATGAGCCTCAAGCTGCCCGCGCTGTTCCATTTGCTGAGCAAGCATCAACAAAAGCGCTTCATTGTCTTTTTGGCTACGTGTAAGCAGGTGCGCTTCGTCTACGAGACCTTCAAGCGTTTGATCCCCGCGGTCCCTATGACCGAATGGCACGGCAAGCAGAGCCAGCTGAAACGCAACGAACAATTCACCCGTTTCGCCGCGAAACAAAACTACGGTTGCATCTTCACCACCGACGTGGGCGCTCGCGGGGTTGACTTCCCGGCAGTGGACTACGTAGTGCAGCTTGACATTCCCGATTCGGTATCCACGTACACTCACCGAGTTGGCCGCACTGGTCGCCTGACGGTGGAAGGGACGCGCAGTTTCGGATGCGCCTTTACGATATTCTGCGAAAATGAGACCCCGTTGGTGGACGAGTTGAAGGCGGCCGGCGTGAAACTGCACAATTTCACCAAGCTGCTGTGGCCATTTTTGCTACGAAAGGAGAACTACGTactgcagaagctgcagtCTATGCTGGCGAAGGAAGCCTGGCTCAAGGAGGCCGCGCAGCGCGCGGTAACTGCGTACATGCGCTATCTGACCACGCGCAAATCCGTCACGCTGTCAGGCCACGCTTTGGTTGAGGCGGTTAAGCAGATGGCGCTTGCTTCCGGTTTGCCCACGGCGCCTCACATAGAAGTTGAGGATGACTCCCCCACCGAAAAGGTGAGCAAGCTGTCTAAGTTGAAGGAAAAAATCCGTGCCAAAAAACGCGAGAATGCTGCGAAAGAACGACTGTCGGCGGGCGATGGCCACGTTTCTAGCGAGCCGGCTTCTTCAAGCGGACCTCGTGCTGATGTGAACCGTTCAAGTCAAAAAGTCGCGCAGCACAAGGCTGCGCCATCGGAGACAGACTCTGACTCTGACACCAGCGAAGCAGGCAGTAATGAATCATCCGGCGATGATTCGCCCGTGGATTCAGACGGATCTGACGTGGATGAGCTATCGGAAGATGGGTCACCCGTGGCAGGATCAGACGGAcagagcggcagtggcagcgATGCCGCAGACAATACAGGCGAGCTGTTGAAGAggggcagcgatgaacgAGTGGAGGAGGACCTTCGGTTGTACGAGGAACGAAGAGCCGCCGAGGACCGCGAGGATATTCGCTTGAAATCTGCTCTTGCGTCAACACGCAAGAAGCTACGTTTGAACCGTCACGGTGTGGCAAAGATCCGGGGCGTGGAGACGATACGCCAGTCGGGGCAAAAACACACCATGTTTGACGCGGACTCCGATGAGGAAGAGGGCACGCGATACGAAGCGGCGCCGCCCGCGCTCGACGACATGCTGAGGGAGAAGGAGACCTACATAAAGAGCCTCTCGGAACGCCTTAAGGCCGCCAAGAAGGACGACCACGAGTGGGAAGCCCGACGTAGAGCGGAACGCCGCGCAAAGCGCCTTAAGTAGAGCGTTACACTAACGACGCGGTGAAAACACAGTGCTAAAAGCAGATAAAGCGGTCAAATATTAACGTGGTAATGTACATAGTCGCAGCGGTTCCCACGAACCGATACATCGCGAATGGTGCTGGAGCCGGATGCGTTAAGATGATTCACTCGTCATCAAAGCCGTTGTAATGCATGGACATATCCTCGAAGTCAGGCTCCGGGGGAACTATACCGGGTCTGAGCTTCCATTCGCTGTCCTCCGTGAACCCTTGTTGTTTGTACAATGCATCCAGGGCAGAGCTGCACATCTTAGTGAGTCCCTCCACGTCGAGGTATTTCTTCCACGGGTTCTTGTGCATACGAATAAGGTGCATGATGTGCGCTTGCTGCAGGTTCCTGCTTCGCGAGCATTTAGTGGTCTTCGCACAAAGTCTGCAAACGACGCTGACCTCGCTTGGACGCCGGTCTGATACCATGACGTAAGTCCAGGCAATGCGCGCCCAGTTCGCCTTTTGTGCACATTTTGCGCTGTTGGCTGGTTGCCTCTTCTTACGCGGCGATAAACCCATGGGTGGCACTGCGGCGACCGCAGCGTCCATGTAGTTATCCTCCGTGACCGtgctgcctgcgtgctGGCTTGCCAGCTCACAATAGTTTCGCACAGCCTCTCGTTGTTCTTTTAGGAGTTGGAATCGCTCCACAGGCGTCGAGTTCCTTATTTTCATGGCTATGGCCATCCACATGGCCTCCCATTCTCCGAATCGCTTTACGTTGAAGTTCTTGCTGAGGCGCTTTCCGTTCTCCCACCATCTGCACCTCCAGCTGCAATGACCACGGTTGAGATCGCGCCACACACAGTGTATTGGGTGGTTTTTGTCTAACGAGTACTTCCCGCTGGACTCCTTATCAGGAAGATATTGCACGTTTGCCGCTATTTCGTTGGCAATTTCGACGACTACCGCATCGTTGGCCATCGCATCCGTGTATCTGCACGGCGAGAATGCATCCTCGAAGTTCACAACGCTCTTGTAATAGTTTCCATCAGGCGCAACACCGGTGCTGAATCTCGAATCCACAGCTGGCATCGGCAGACTCTCGTATTCAGGAGAATACGCCAAGTCAAAGCCGTCGTCGACCATCTCTGGGTTCACGGAGGACCTAAGGTGCGGTGTTGTGGCCGCCGTGCTGCATTCAGCGAAGGTACGAGCGTCGTCGTCGATTTCGGCCTTAGCCGCGCCGACCATGTGAGCCATCGTTGAACATGGCATGCCATAGAATACCGGGTCTCCACTTGGGAAAAAGGTTAGATCCATCGGCCCATACATGTACGGGCTACTATATCCCGCCATCGGTGCAATGGGCGGCTCGGAATAGACATACATAGGGGGTGCTACCGTTTTAGAGAGGTCTTCAGGTCCGTTCTGATAGTACGTAGTGCTCATGTAATCCGCCCCGGCTGGGACGAACCCCTCATCATAGTAGCATCCCACTGGGTTTTGGGCCATCCCACCGGGCACGTAATAGCCCTGTTCCTCCGGCGAGCAATAACCCACTAAAGTTTCTGACATAGAAATGTCGCAAGGGGAACCCTCCTGCGCAATGGGTCCAATGTGATCCATCGTTATCCGTTGGGAGATGTTCCGGTCCATAAAGCGCTTGTGTGGCGCCAGTCAATCGAAGACACACAGGTCTTTTGCGGTGTTTTTAGAGGGATCTTTGCCCTCTGACGCTTTGCGAAAAGAATTGCATAGAAATATAACGCCACTTTGGATGCGCTATATTTCTACGGTAAAAAATGTATTGTAACTAGGGTACCCCGACCGGGCATGGGGCCCTTAATAGTGTAGCCCTATAATGAGCAAACGCACGTGAACATGATCGGCGTCGTCTAATTACGCCTCG
This sequence is a window from Babesia bigemina genome assembly Bbig001, chromosome : I. Protein-coding genes within it:
- a CDS encoding DEAD/DEAH box helicase family protein, putative, with amino-acid sequence MENRKPAEDEVELTSETFEDLDIDYRAKKVLKDKGYTYLTHVQSRVLPLALAGKNLIIQSPTGSGKTLCFLLPAVKLLFDDGYNGNFPSDVSMLGCICLASTRELATQSAIQMNDLARPLGLKSGCCIGGIRDKYDKSNARRLQILTGTPGRVLSLLSNDALSYTSNVKLLVLDEADRLLDSGFRNDILDIVSYLPPSTQILLFSATIRSSLQDLCDYLLRGKEYEYVCLGSDAALLSASKLRQDYIVVPMSLKLPALFHLLSKHQQKRFIVFLATCKQVRFVYETFKRLIPAVPMTEWHGKQSQLKRNEQFTRFAAKQNYGCIFTTDVGARGVDFPAVDYVVQLDIPDSVSTYTHRVGRTGRLTVEGTRSFGCAFTIFCENETPLVDELKAAGVKLHNFTKLLWPFLLRKENYVLQKLQSMLAKEAWLKEAAQRAVTAYMRYLTTRKSVTLSGHALVEAVKQMALASGLPTAPHIEVEDDSPTEKVSKLSKLKEKIRAKKRENAAKERLSAGDGHVSSEPASSSGPRADVNRSSQKVAQHKAAPSETDSDSDTSEAGSNESSGDDSPVDSDGSDVDELSEDGSPVAGSDGQSGSGSDAADNTGELLKRGSDERVEEDLRLYEERRAAEDREDIRLKSALASTRKKLRLNRHGVAKIRGVETIRQSGQKHTMFDADSDEEEGTRYEAAPPALDDMLREKETYIKSLSERLKAAKKDDHEWEARRRAERRAKRLK